A genomic stretch from Vicia villosa cultivar HV-30 ecotype Madison, WI unplaced genomic scaffold, Vvil1.0 ctg.000745F_1_1, whole genome shotgun sequence includes:
- the LOC131630858 gene encoding uncharacterized protein LOC131630858: protein MLVVKTITCKFNVNGELTTEMQARRGVRQGDPISPLLFVVMMEYLNRLFVKMQKNSNFNHHAKCEKFGITHLTFADDVLMFCRGDVKFVDMMMMVLHTFADTIGLVVNPRKCKVFFGGVDLETRNKIKELTTYEEGLLPFRYLGVPLITRKLNIKHYLPLIDKILAKVKHWSFKLLSMKGGFMYLEPIPESRQSFGEMGAHPLPKEETYDGGCN from the exons ATGCTGGTGGTCAAGACTATTACCTGTAAATTCAATGTTAATGGTGAACTCACAACTGAGATGCAGGCGAGAAGAGGGGTTAGGCAAGGAGACCCAATTTCTCCCTTGTTGTTTGTTGTGATGATGGAATATCTAAATAGACTGTTTGTCAAAATGCAAAAGAATTCAAACTTTAATCACCATGCTAAATGTGAGAAATTTGGCATCACACACCTCACTTTTGCTGATGATGTGCTCATGTTTTGCAGGGGTGATGTAAAATTTGTTGACATGATGATGATGGTGCTACACACATTTGCTGATACTATAGGGCTGGTTGTTAACCCTAGAAAATGCAAAGTGTTTTTTGGTGGGGTGGATTTGGAAACTAGAAATAAGATCAAAGAGCTTACTACTTATGAAGAGGGATTGCTTCCTTTTCGTTATCTTGGAGTTCCTCTCATAACTAGAAAGCTCAACATCAAGCATTATCTTCCTCTTATAGACAAGATCCTAGCTAAAGTGAAACATTGGTCCTTTAAACTTCTTAGCATGAAGGGAGGATTCA TGTATTTGGAACCTATTCCTGAAAGCAGACAATCTTTTGGTGAAATGGGTGCACATCCATTACCTAAAGAAGAAACCTATGATGGAGGGTGTAATTAG